atattaccttggggtgccttgggcatccccaagcttagggtctttccactccttattctcctcatatcgatatctcacccaaaacttgaaaacttcaatcacacaaaacttaacggaacttcgtgagataggttagtatgataaagagtaaaccattcactttggtactgtcaaagacaagtttcataattgttctcacacaatgcctattgtaccatatcatttctacaatttatattgagaaatataagccatacaaactaaaaaacaagcaaactatgcaatgaaaacaaaatctgtcagaaatagaacagtctataatgatctgaacagcaaccatacttcttctactccaaaaattatgaaataaattggtggacgtgaggtaTTTGTCTATTATCTtctacaaaaataatcaactcaaaagcactcttctctaaaaaatgacagctaatctcgtgagcgcaaagtttctattttttacagcaagattacattaactttcacccaagtcttcccaaaggtcttacttttcactttattgaaacaaaagctataaaacatgattactacagtagctcaatcatgtaaacacacaaaaacagtaagggtaaatattgggttgtctcccaacaagcgcttttctttaatgccttttagataggcatgatgatttcaatgatgctcacataaaagataagaattgaaatataaagagagcatcatgaagaatatgactagcacatttaaatctaacccacttcctatgcctagggattttgtgagcacataatttataggaacaagaatcaactagtataggaaggaaaaacaagtataactacaaaactttaagcacatagagaggaaacttgatattattgcaactcctacaagcatgtattcctccctcataataattttcagtagcatcatgaatgagttcaacaatataaccatcacataaagcattcttttcatgatttacaagcatagaaattttactactctccacataaacaaaattcttctcattcggaatagtgggagcaaactcaacaaaataactgtcatgtgaggcataatccaattgaaaattaaaatcatgatgacaagtttcatggttaacattattctttgtagcatacatgtcatcacaataatcatcatagatagcaactttgttctcataatcaattggaacctcttccgaaatagtggaatcattactaactaaagtcgacactcttccaaatccgctttagatgatagtattattcatactccaaaagatataagtgaagttcatggagcattctataattaatatagactaaccaatatccaagctcaaaatatataagtgaagcacacgaagtattctataaaaccatactcaaaagatttaagtgaagcgcaaagAGCATTCCATAAGGTcagactcaaaagatataagtgaagctcatgaatcattctataaatcgatgaaggaatatctcatactagcatggttcttaaagaaaaagaaaaacacaaagggcacaaatcatgtgaacaaaacaaaaaccgaggtataccgataattgttgaagaagaaagatgggatgccaaccggggcatccccaagcttagatgcttgagtatccttgaaatatttacttggggtgccttgggaatccccaagcttgaactcttgcctctctttaatcttctcatattgatagctcctcgatcttagaacacttcatccacacaaaactttaacaaaaactttgtgagatctgttagtataataaagcaaatcactacctttaggtactgttgcaaacttattccaatttcatattagaactatatctactgtattccaacttcaccatggttcataccccccgatactacccatagattcatcaaaattagcgaacaacacatagaaaacggaatttgccaaaaacaggacagtctgtagtaatctggaaatttattATACttttgtaaatccaaaaattctaaaaatatatatgaaaatttaaacaaattgtacagaactaacatgcaaaaagtttcagacctatttgactttccagtaaaaaatataaattcacgcgctacaaccaaagtttctgttttttactgcacatagtaaacaagcaatctaatcatcctaaaaccaaagcttggcacattatttttataatataatggatatatacaagggataattattttcagagaatcttccatgaaattttttacattgtttccatgagcatgaacacaagtgttcaaggtcgaccctcacttctccaatgcataaccttccaatcacttctcttattgaaaaacttattaggcatgagaggcaagtaatttttttgtattttcattcttttaactttttttatgtttcacccacaactaaaaagaaacaaaaaggaaaaaaaatctacttagtgaagaaagcaaacaagcatacacgaaaatatcaaccccacgctattgttccccggcaacggcgctagaaaagagcttgataatccccaagtgcagggaatcatcatagcaattcccaaaggtggaagtgataagtatggagtgttgaacccacaaggagctaaaggtaatatcaatattctctcaagtcctatctgccactgatacgactctgcatacaccgaacgtttgcttccaacaagaaacgagaaataaaactacgttgtgggtacgaagaggataactttgcatggtatcggagagctaaaatataaacgtaggatatattactaaatattataattAGCGAGTGTgaaataatgatgggtcggtgtgcggaattatcctaggcaatcgttaacaagaccggtagtcgtcattgcaatttcatatgagggagaggcataagctaacatactttctcttcttgaatcatatgcacttatgattggaactttagcaagcatccgcaactactaaagatcattaaggtaaaaccaaccatagcattaacatatcaagtcccctttatcccatacgcaacaacccccttactcgggtttatgcttctgtcactcaagcaacccactataagcgaatcatgaacgtattgcaacaccctacaacggcaattcctcacgcttgcgcgacacggagggcacaatagaacaacaccaaaataaaacatacaactcataccgatctagatcattaatcaacccaaagacaaaggatatctactcaaaacatcataggatggcaacacatcattggatcataatatgtagcataaagcaccatgttcaagtagggattacagcggggtgcgggagagtggaccgcgtaaaatagatgaggatggtgatgatgatggtgatgtagatgaagacgatcaccgcggcgatgattcccctcccgatggcactccggcgccaccgagagagaggaggggaggttCTCCCCATTGTGCTTccttctccatggcctcccccctggatggggagaggttcttcctctagatcttggccttcatggagatgatggcccctccgagatcctcctctatggccttcggtgatgatggcccccttcggcacggtgctagagagggcctagattgatttctcgtggctacagaggcttgtggcggcggaacttccgatctatgttattttctggaggtttgggtatttataggagaggttggcatcaagaaagtcagggggccccacgggaagtccacgaggcacaggggcgcgccccgggggtgggcgcgccctccaccctcatggggcccacgggcctcccctccggtaactcttcgttccagtattttttatatttttcagaaaaattctccgttgattttcatcgtattccgagaaattttatttctgcacaaaaacaacaccacggtagttctgctgaaaacaacgtcagtccggattagttttaatcaaataCCAAattatataaaactattgtaaacatggcatgaatacttcataaattatagatacgttggagacgtatcagtaggctgCGCTACACGAGTCCTACAACTCCGcccgcgagatccgcctcgccCGCTGGCGGTACCGCCAGCATCAGGCGGAAAACTGGAGACCGCCAACAAGGAGTTCGACGAGGCGGCAGACGAGGTGTGGGGTAAGACCGACGACGAGCCAGAGGACAAAGTCGGTTCCGCCgaggccgcgccccgccgccatgaCCACGAGTCGGACAACTTCACTTCCCGGgtctccggaggcggaggtggagaacGCCGAGGAGGAATTGGAAGGCGAAATTTCAGTTCTCGGGGCTTATGGCCAAACACGGGGAACGGGCACCGACGATCATAGATTCGGTGTGTTAATTATACCTCCAAAGCTGGACGAGCACCACTTAGTTCATGTGTGTCCAAAATGTAATGAAACccttcatgtttatatgaaatccggatGTGTTTGACCAAATTCCGTCCGTTAGTTCACATTATTGTCCAAATGTATGCCGGCAATAttggatggcggcctcccgcatccgtgtctgcGGACGGATGCGGAGAAAACTTGCAGGTCGCCGTGCCCTAAACCCTATCCTACGGTACACATAGCAGCTTCTACAGTACCACTATCCGAATTGAGTGCATCGGCCAATTTACTCCACTGAGAACGGAAACAATCCAGACTGTCCGTATATGTGCACAAGAGAGGGGAGGAGTTCCATATCACCATTTCAAATGGTATGTTCCAGGGTTTACAGGCCAAGTATTTCCATATTTTTAATCAAAAGTGCAGCTGTGGCGAAACCACTGTTAGCAAACACAGTAGTAGTTGCTTTGGAGGTAGAACACCAAACAAAGAAAGAGTGGATGACATTGCCATTAACACAGCATTAGTTACAACGTTTTGCAAGTCGGAAAAATATGCGCTAACGTACTAAAAGAACCACCTCTTCTTAACTGCAGGTGTTGTGCCTTCGCCTGGAGGACTTGGGCTCTCTCTTTTTGCCATCCCACTGTTCAGCGCCTCCAACCTTTTCCTGCAGAAAAAAagcaacataaataaataaataaaaagacaagTTGGACACATAAAAAATAGAATAATTAAGTTCATTTTGCCCTTGAAATACTGAGAATTTTATTCGGACTAAACATCGAAACAGTTTCCTAATCGCTAATGATATTATGGTATGCAGAACCTGCAATGTTACAAGAGGCCTACGGTATGCTACATTACCCTTGCAAATAATCAAATTGCAAGAGAAAACAAAGGTGACACACacaaaaaaataataattccaCTGCAGATATAGACTATGGAGTCAATTGAGATATGATTTGTATTAGTTTGTTGGATACTAACTTTTGAAATCCTCCCCTTCGCAATAGTGAGCAGAGGAAGCCAGAAGGAAAGAGATACAGACCAACAACTACACTGTCAAGTGTCAAGTTTACTTTTAAGGAGACAACAGCGAAGCAGAACTCCCCTTTTGACAgcagcatgaaaacataatagatagTTTACCAATGAATATTCTATCTCCTGAACTGCAAAACTAGAAAATTTTCGTCCTTGGCTACAATGCAAATGAGAAATGTAATAAGGGTATGTTTGTTTATAGCCAACATGCACCTTACCAATTTTTTGGTTATGACCAAAACTTTGGTCTTGGTTTGGATGGTTGCCAATATTTTGGCATGCCAATGGCTCCTTACCAACTATACTTCATATTTTTAGCAAAGTTGGCCAACTCACGTGCACACAAAACCTTGACCAATATTTTGGCTAGCCAAATATTTGGTGGAGCAAACCAAGGCTCCAAGCAAACACACACTTTTTTTTTAATGTTTTCGTTCTACTACTTAAACAATTACCTTGTATCGCCGAGCTGTCCATGCAAGCTCCATCGTTGGCGAAATCCTTCCATACCCGGAAGACCACTAGCAAGAATCATGCGCCTAAAATAGAAGTACACGATCAGATTGGAGCAAAGCTAAGAAACTGAGTAAATAATTATGTGAATAAATCGCCCAATGCTTCCTTTTGTCCAGGTAACAAACAAAATAAATGTATCTTGGGAACAACAAAGTGGTCTTTAAAAAGCTGTAAATCTTTAGTACTGCCCTGAAGAGTGGTCACGAGGTAATCCAGAAGTACCTTCCTTTTGGAGTACTAGTGCTGCTCATAAGCAGTGGAACACGAGAAATGGGCGAGGCCTAACAAACTACTGCCGGCAGAACCAAGCGCTATAACTAAATAATATGGGAGCACTGATGTGTACATTGAAAATCTTTTGCATGAACTTTCATAGAAAATTATAACCCTTTTGTTCTCACCAAGCTCTAGCTTCTAGGTAGTCAAGTAGAACACCATGGCCTAAATTACAATGTTAGGCACATGACTGCTAAGCAATTAACCCCACGCTACCAGGTACTACAGAGTCTGACTCCCTCAGTCCATCCCTCTCTCTCATCACGACCAAGCAGTAGGTACAACATCCCAGGCATGAAGATAACAAATATTTATTCAGTGTTAACACCAAATGACTTCAACAGAAGAATTTTAAACTAAAATAACCTTAGCTGCTGAGGAATCACAATCAATGGAGGCAAGCTTAGACAACCAAGTAAGTATAGGTTATTACACCGTTCAGTACTTATGGGCACTATCATGGCAATAGTGTGTAAAAGTGTACAAACTGACCCTTTTGCGATAATGAAATGAGAAAACAAGATGTAATATGAAGACTGGATGCTTGTAAAGCTTTTAAAATCATTATCCACTTCAAATAGTTGAGATACGAAGGAGGTTGGATGAGAAATCTGCCTACATTGCTCGACGCccttaaggcctcctttggttcataggataggaatatcataggaataggaaaatcataggaagtgagatgataTGCATCTCAATTCCATAAgcaaagagatgtcatttgatgcacaggataggaatttttccattgagtctaggctaatgttctttttcctttgaaatgtgaaggattggTTCTTATTCTACATatgaataggaatccattcctacaaaccaaaggctCCAAAGAAATttttcctacaagattcctattctctagaattcctacaaaattcctgtaaaccaaagaaGGCCCAAGTCTTAAACTAGTTGCTGATGCAGATTGGCAAGTATCCCTGAGGGTAACGAGAATTTGATGTATGTACAGTTTACCACAGTTCATAAAATTTTAAAGGAAAAATAAACCTTGAAGGTAATCTACGAAGTTGAACAGAAGTGTATTAACCCGTTTCACATCTATAGGAATGTATCTACGATATAGAGCAGCAGCACTAAGGCTACCTTTCGAGCAGTGTGAGTTCTGATTGGAGTTGAGTGACTCTTTCCTTTGCATCTTCGAGGGGCATCGAGAAACCTAATTTATATTCACTATCCTGCAGTCGTTCCCTTATTTCCTTATCCTGTAAAAATAAGTCAGAAAAAGGCACAGCTGGTTAAACAGGAGCCTTTGGTTTTGTCGTTTTCTAGAGAATAGTTTTAATATAACTGACCCTTTTCTCAGCACATTGTTTGTATAGCACAATCTCATCTTGACAAAATGGCTCAATATCATTGATTTGCAAGCCTGGACAGCAGAAATAGGATTCATTTTCTCCATACTTGTTTACATATGGAAAACGACAAAACATATAGAGATGTCAGAGTAAACAGTTACTCACATAGGAAAAGATTCTTCAGGATACCATCACAAAGCTCAACACCTTCAAGGACATGGGATGCAATCTCTTTCGGTACGACAGGGGAAGGTGGCCCACGCATAAGATCATCACCGACGAGAATGGTCTCTTCCATCGTTTCTTGTCGATCGACTGTTGACAAAAATAGGCATTCCCCacaaaagaagaaaatgaaaaatagGCAGGAGCACAAGTAGTAGCAAACTGAAGAAATGAGAATCTAATTCTCTCACAAATAAGCGCAAGTGCATCCTTTTATTACTCACAGATTTTCAATCTTTCCCTTTGTTATTGTTTCTAGAAATGAAAAACGCCATTCAATGTGCTGAGACAAAATGTGGAAGCAGTTCACGTTTCTTTTCTCGTTGGCAATGAAGCATTATTCGGATGCAGCTATAACACTAACGTCCCTGGATTTGTGGTTCCTACCTCCAAGATCAACTAGGCTGACCTCAAAGATAAACATGCCACAAGGGCGCCAATCAAGAAATCATCCCAGGCCTACTAAACATATTACTAAATTCTCATTCGTATTAAACCCGATCCACCACTAAAACTGACACGAGTTATGTACGGCGAGTAACAATAACATAAAGTAATGGGTGGGAGAGGCAGTACGCGCATACCATCCATGGTGACCTAGCAACTTTTCACACCGGCCAGAAGCCTGAAGCAGCTAATGCTGACCAACTTCCTGCAGCCAACCAAGAGGAAAAAGGAACGGTTAGGCTTGTTTCACTCTGCGGGGAAGGAAAGCGAAGCAGCAGATATGCCTACCAGCTCCAGCGGTTGCTGGTGAAATAGATCAGAGACGGTGGCGTCGTCGGCTGAGGGGTCCCCTGTCGGAGTTGGCCGTCCGCCTCAAGCACCCTGACTCAAGCGCCACTCTCACCCAGCCTTGTACGTCGCCGCGAGCTCCCACTGCACAGACCAATCAGCACCCACAGCCACCATTCCATCAAACACCTCACGTGCACGAACACACATGTCCCAAATTAGGGAAAAACCATCGCAGCCAAACCAGGGGAAATTGGAGAGGACACTCACCGCCTTGCCGCCCTCCGCTCACCACCGGCTGGAATGTCCGGCGCGGACCTCGTCCGATGGGTGGGTCCGCCCGTCGTCGTGGCAACCAACTGCGCCGGAGGCCAAAGGGGAGGAACAAGAGGAACAGGGGGGTTTATGCCTCAGTAACACTCGTGGGCTTTCTCATTGAAACACGGAGTAACGGTTGCTGGGCCTAGTAAACGACTCAAAAGCCTATAAAGCTGTAACTGGGCCGAATATTTTAGTAGACGAGGTAGCAGCACACAAGCCCATTACTACTTCTCTACTACCAAGGGGGGTCGATCAACTGAGATCAACGGCTGGGACGCCAGGGCGGGAGCTAGGGCAGGAGCTAAATGGCACACGGACGGCTCAGATTGCAGTGCGACCTGGCCTTGGTCTATATAAATATGTAGCCCCGCCGCAACCACGGAGCCCCTTACTCGCAGAAACCCTAGCAGATCGCTcgagccctccgccgccgccgcgacttcagctctctccttccttctccgaTCCAAGTAACGTCTCGTTCATTCTCTTGCGCTTCTGTACTTCCGTCCGTCGATATGATCTTACAGCAATGCAAATCTGATAGTTGCTAGTGTTGTTCGTATCCTGCACTCCGTTAGATGTTGATGAAATGGGATTTTAGTTCGGCCAAGTGCTAAGAAGTCACGGTTGTTCTTGTTGCGGACAGGTTTTTAGATGTACCCTGTCACGAGGCTCTGGTTTCAGTAAAACATCTTGGTATAGTTGCTGCAAGTTAGCTATTCGGTTTCGTAGATCCAAAAATGAATGGACGCGATGCTAAGATTTCACTGCCATAGAAATATGTACTACGTGGTTCTTACTGGAATGTAGATCGCTTTCATTGTCCACGTGAAAGGATTTGCCCTTATTTGTCTTGATTTGAAAGAGAAGCTAATGAGATTTGATGTAGATTATAGTTCGTATTCATAACTGATGCTTTGTTAATTAGGCTCTTAGTTGATTGTGACTTTTGTTTCTGTCAGATATTCGATGTATTTACAGTTATTTAGTTGGCCGTAATGTGGAGGTCACACTGGCTTATTTTGTTACTTCGCTATTTGTCCAGGATGAAGTTCATTGCTGCCTATCTGCTTGCTTACCTCTCTGGCAACGCCAGCCCCTCTGCAGAGGACCTGACATCCATTCTTGAGTCAGGTAATTTTGTCTTACTCGGTGGCCTACATTAGTTTTGGTCCTGCTGTTTTCTTCTACTGCCAAAGACATCTTTGGATCCTACAGTTGATGCTATCAGTTATTATTATCATTATGTGTTTAGCAATAGTTACCTACACTTGAAATGTGGCTTACCAATAGCAACCTCTGCCTTAAGTTCTACTGATATAGTGTAGAATATGCTTAGTTTTGTCACAAGGGATGTAATGTGTTCTTTGTTTTCTATTGTTAGCTTCTAATCTTACCTGTACGCTATGTTGCAGTTGGTTGTGAAATTGACAATGAGAAGATGGAACTCATGCTGTCCCAAGTGAAGGGCAAGGACATCACCGAGCTCTTGGCTGCTGGTAGGGAGAAGTTTGCTGCGGTTCcatctggtggtggtggtgtggctGTTTCAGCTGCTGCCCCTGCTGCTGGAGGTGCTGCTGCCCCTGCAGCTGAGTCAAAGAAAGAAGAGAAGGTCGTGGAGAAGGAAGAGAGTGATGATGTAAGATCACCACTCCCACCTTTCCCCTTGTTAGGACCTTCTATCATCTCTATATTAACTGGCCTTGCAGCTCATGAACTTGGACATCATCATTTTTTATGTGTTTTCATTCATTTTTTATGATAATGTTCTAACTGTTTGTGTGTGCGCTTCAACTTGCAGGACATGGGCTTCAGTCTGTTCGACTAAGTTGTGGGGCATCTTGTGTCTGAAGTATCTATCCTTGGCCAGGAAACTAGAGTCAATGATGTTTTAGCCTTTATTTAGCTGAGTTGTGAAACGCTGGCAAGACAATGTTTTGATATGTAATTCAGCCCCTGGTTGCTGGTTGATTTACTGGTGAACCATACCTTTGCTATCCAATTTTGGTGCTTTAACAAT
This region of Triticum aestivum cultivar Chinese Spring chromosome 2D, IWGSC CS RefSeq v2.1, whole genome shotgun sequence genomic DNA includes:
- the LOC542900 gene encoding 60S acidic ribosomal protein P2A, with the protein product MKFIAAYLLAYLSGNASPSAEDLTSILESVGCEIDNEKMELMLSQVKGKDITELLAAGREKFAAVPSGGGGVAVSAAAPAAGGAAAPAAESKKEEKVVEKEESDDDMGFSLFD
- the LOC123053232 gene encoding uncharacterized protein, whose translation is MDVDRQETMEETILVGDDLMRGPPSPVVPKEIASHVLEGVELCDGILKNLFLCLQINDIEPFCQDEIVLYKQCAEKRDKEIRERLQDSEYKLGFSMPLEDAKERVTQLQSELTLLERRMILASGLPGMEGFRQRWSLHGQLGDTRKRLEALNSGMAKRESPSPPGEGTTPAVKKRWFF